The following coding sequences lie in one Leptospira saintgironsiae genomic window:
- a CDS encoding DUF1554 domain-containing protein, producing the protein MKRIRKRHPISISILLALLLLQCKGSTNSLDYILFGVSEKYSQAANGVTITSPNYSYAVPENPTNGTLDIEIRLNKIPTADVTLPLSLSHTDRATVSVPTVTFTAGNWDSPQTITITGIDNLAIEGNKDISLYVGKATSEDKSYNGLFTPSIGITVIDDDSYSIVVSPKKNLITTEKGNTASFTVVLSKPPSANVVIPTIQSSDLSEGTVSPSSLTFTSGNFNTPQVVTITGVDDVLTDGNIQYKINLGNTTSPDTNYNNIILPSVSVTNIDYEEPAIIVTPTTLNINEAGTAKTFTVVLTVEPPGNVTIPVSSSNLSRATVDTSLLTFTPANYNTPQTVTVTPINNQIADGNVIVNVVLGTATDYGNENPPDVKVNITDDDSPGITVSTLSTNTNEAGQNAFFTVVLTSEPTSNVTVSFNEKKDSVNSSNQEGTIDQTQVIFTPSNWNTPQSVVVTGVDDDVMDGNVQYQVRVNKATSSDSKYSNRTPSPNFVTVNNLDDDTAGFVIVANGNTTLTSNSSVSLNGFATDDSAKLDPQTYSKFTIRLRSQPLSNVTLNLSSGSTTNDGILNTSSLVFTPAKNVAGGWNQDREVYVTGSSNGANEGNHDYTVSTSTTTTDDKYGSTTFVKNPSFVYYSCDNDVSNLISSCRRSGGFSTSEGGGTATIYLISQSSPSSTVTVPASSDDTTEGNVSASATITSGNWNTMISSGTNKIVATGVDDALVDGNVLYNIVYGAATGGLTYTAPSTPIRNIDDEQVLTFSNISGDTSEDGTSATFKVKLGLASPPTGDVTFTLSCKSGSTECANVSPTSLTFTSSDYNVNKTITITGKNDNRVDGTQNSCVSFSLLTSSDATFDQYQPPDYCGVQNLDNDKLIWVTSLTKSGNLNSGMTVADDSCNDGADPNKPTDMGSATYKALIVDGSTRVATTTGTNATGQTNWVLDASRDYYLKSGSLPYSNKVFTTNSSKLFSFGSLTTAFSASGSDSFWTGLNSNWTTASNHCNMWTDDISSGITGQYGIGNALGSGSISSGNDSCSVSKKFICVQQ; encoded by the coding sequence ATGAAACGAATCCGTAAAAGGCATCCAATTTCTATCTCTATTCTTTTGGCTTTACTTTTGCTACAATGTAAGGGTTCGACGAATTCTTTGGATTATATACTCTTCGGAGTGAGTGAAAAATATTCACAGGCTGCAAACGGGGTCACTATTACTTCTCCCAATTATTCTTATGCAGTTCCCGAAAATCCTACGAACGGGACCTTGGATATAGAGATACGACTGAATAAGATCCCGACCGCGGACGTTACCCTACCTCTTAGCCTGAGCCATACTGATCGCGCCACCGTTTCTGTTCCTACGGTGACTTTTACTGCGGGCAACTGGGATTCTCCTCAAACAATTACGATCACAGGTATAGACAATTTAGCTATAGAAGGAAACAAAGACATTTCCCTTTACGTAGGAAAAGCGACAAGCGAGGACAAATCATATAATGGTTTATTCACTCCTTCTATAGGGATTACAGTGATAGATGATGATTCATATAGTATTGTAGTTTCTCCTAAAAAAAACCTGATAACTACCGAGAAAGGAAATACGGCCAGCTTCACTGTAGTTTTGAGTAAGCCACCTTCTGCCAATGTTGTAATTCCTACTATACAAAGTTCCGATCTTTCAGAAGGAACAGTATCCCCTTCTTCTTTAACCTTTACTAGTGGGAATTTTAACACTCCTCAAGTTGTAACAATAACCGGAGTGGATGATGTCCTTACAGACGGAAATATCCAGTACAAGATCAATCTAGGAAATACCACCAGCCCAGATACAAATTATAATAATATAATATTACCTTCTGTTTCTGTCACTAATATAGATTATGAAGAACCTGCAATAATAGTCACGCCTACTACATTAAATATCAATGAAGCAGGAACGGCAAAAACATTCACAGTAGTATTAACTGTAGAACCTCCTGGCAATGTAACAATTCCAGTCTCTAGTTCAAATCTATCCAGGGCAACTGTAGATACTTCTCTACTTACATTCACTCCAGCAAATTATAATACACCTCAAACTGTTACTGTAACTCCAATCAATAATCAGATCGCAGATGGGAACGTGATCGTAAATGTAGTTTTAGGAACAGCTACAGATTATGGAAATGAGAATCCTCCTGATGTAAAAGTAAATATTACTGACGATGATAGCCCAGGGATTACAGTTTCTACCTTAAGCACGAATACGAATGAAGCGGGACAAAATGCATTTTTCACAGTAGTTCTTACAAGTGAACCTACATCCAATGTCACTGTTTCTTTTAACGAAAAGAAAGACTCTGTAAACTCAAGTAACCAAGAAGGTACGATCGATCAAACACAGGTTATATTCACTCCTTCTAATTGGAATACACCTCAATCCGTTGTGGTAACAGGTGTAGACGATGATGTGATGGACGGAAATGTTCAGTACCAAGTTAGAGTGAACAAAGCAACAAGTTCTGATTCTAAATACAGCAACAGAACTCCTAGTCCGAATTTTGTTACAGTAAACAATTTGGATGATGATACCGCTGGTTTTGTGATCGTTGCGAATGGAAATACTACTCTCACAAGTAATTCTTCGGTCTCCCTCAATGGGTTTGCTACTGATGATTCAGCCAAACTGGACCCTCAAACATATTCCAAGTTTACCATCCGACTAAGATCTCAGCCTCTTTCTAATGTTACTTTAAATCTTTCTAGTGGAAGCACTACTAACGATGGAATCTTAAATACTTCTAGCTTAGTATTTACTCCTGCTAAAAATGTCGCAGGAGGATGGAACCAAGATAGAGAAGTTTATGTAACAGGAAGTTCCAATGGTGCAAATGAAGGAAACCATGATTATACGGTTTCCACTTCTACAACGACTACTGATGATAAATATGGAAGCACCACATTCGTCAAAAATCCTTCTTTCGTATATTATAGTTGTGATAATGATGTTTCTAATTTGATCTCTTCCTGCAGAAGATCCGGAGGATTCTCCACAAGTGAAGGTGGAGGAACTGCGACTATTTACTTAATCTCACAATCTTCTCCAAGTTCTACAGTAACAGTCCCTGCTTCCAGTGATGATACTACAGAAGGAAATGTGTCTGCCTCTGCAACAATCACTTCCGGAAACTGGAATACTATGATCTCCTCTGGAACAAATAAGATCGTAGCAACTGGTGTGGACGATGCACTTGTAGATGGAAATGTTCTATATAATATCGTTTATGGGGCAGCAACAGGAGGATTAACATATACCGCCCCTTCTACCCCTATCCGAAATATTGACGACGAGCAAGTATTAACATTCTCGAATATATCAGGAGATACGAGTGAAGACGGTACAAGTGCGACATTCAAAGTAAAACTTGGACTTGCTTCTCCACCTACAGGAGATGTCACATTCACTCTTTCCTGCAAATCTGGAAGCACCGAATGTGCAAATGTGAGTCCTACAAGTCTTACATTCACCTCTTCTGATTATAATGTGAATAAGACCATTACTATTACAGGTAAAAATGATAATAGAGTAGATGGAACCCAGAATAGTTGTGTATCTTTCAGTCTTTTAACAAGCAGCGATGCAACTTTTGACCAGTATCAGCCACCCGATTATTGTGGAGTCCAAAACTTGGATAATGATAAGCTGATTTGGGTGACTTCACTTACGAAAAGTGGGAACCTGAACTCAGGAATGACAGTCGCAGATGATAGTTGTAATGATGGTGCTGATCCAAATAAACCAACAGATATGGGCAGTGCCACATATAAGGCTTTGATCGTAGATGGTTCCACAAGAGTTGCCACTACTACAGGAACGAATGCAACAGGACAAACTAATTGGGTCTTAGATGCTAGTAGAGATTATTATTTGAAGAGTGGTAGTTTACCTTATTCTAATAAAGTATTTACTACAAATTCTTCTAAACTTTTCAGTTTTGGAAGTTTGACCACAGCATTCAGTGCAAGTGGATCCGACTCTTTCTGGACAGGTTTGAACTCCAACTGGACCACCGCGAGTAATCATTGTAATATGTGGACTGACGATATCAGCTCAGGGATTACAGGACAGTATGGAATTGGAAATGCTCTGGGCTCAGGATCCATCAGCTCCGGCAATGATAGCTGCTCTGTTTCCAAAAAGTTCATATGTGTTCAGCAGTAA
- a CDS encoding OmpA family protein translates to MLIYNSRILFLFFLAVSFFFLDCARTRYAIVESKTFQKFCGCVPEDEIPANSKEEALGKLSEGSLDDLGTPNYLEIMYRGLKKAFEYSGTTFEQSEEGLKAPGVELKRIEEDKKLRELLIIIDGDVAFPSGRSTLTPKAKELISKIADALVAYPETNVRIGGHTDTPGSFTSNLKLSKERSQAVKQELKQSHEIAEERFKEVDGYADLRKIVDTFFSEKKNRRTEVYVGTVRIVY, encoded by the coding sequence GTGCTGATTTATAATTCTCGTATATTATTTCTATTCTTCTTAGCCGTATCGTTTTTCTTTCTGGACTGCGCTCGGACTAGATATGCCATCGTTGAGTCTAAAACATTCCAAAAATTTTGCGGATGTGTTCCAGAGGATGAAATCCCTGCTAACTCTAAAGAAGAAGCCTTAGGTAAATTAAGCGAAGGCTCTTTAGATGATTTAGGAACTCCTAATTACCTGGAAATCATGTATAGGGGTTTGAAAAAGGCATTCGAGTATTCTGGTACAACATTTGAGCAATCAGAAGAAGGGCTGAAAGCCCCGGGTGTAGAGCTCAAACGAATAGAAGAAGATAAAAAATTAAGAGAACTTTTGATCATCATAGACGGGGACGTTGCATTTCCTTCCGGTAGATCTACTCTGACCCCCAAGGCAAAAGAACTTATCTCTAAAATCGCGGACGCGTTAGTTGCTTATCCTGAAACGAATGTTCGGATCGGTGGACATACTGATACTCCAGGTTCTTTCACTTCAAATTTAAAATTGAGTAAGGAAAGATCCCAGGCAGTAAAACAAGAACTTAAACAATCTCATGAGATTGCAGAAGAAAGATTTAAGGAAGTGGATGGATACGCAGATTTGCGTAAGATCGTAGATACTTTCTTCTCTGAAAAAAAGAATCGAAGAACCGAAGTATATGTCGGAACAGTTCGGATCGTGTATTAA
- a CDS encoding chemotaxis protein CheB → MGYSAIVIGVSSGGLNALGKILPSLPQNYPIPIVIVQHVSPRSDGYWVESMDKACKLFVKEADEKESIERGNIYMAPANYHLLVEQDRTFSLSTKAKVNFARPSIDVLFESAAEVYGKELIGLILTGSNSDGALGLRKIKEEGGLTIVQDPETAESSSMPAHAISTSSVDYILPLEEIQKLLIKLGESD, encoded by the coding sequence ATGGGATACAGTGCAATTGTAATTGGAGTTTCTTCTGGAGGGCTAAATGCTCTTGGGAAAATTTTACCTTCTTTGCCTCAAAATTATCCAATCCCGATAGTGATCGTGCAACATGTAAGTCCTCGTTCAGACGGATACTGGGTAGAGAGTATGGATAAGGCCTGCAAATTATTTGTGAAAGAGGCGGACGAAAAGGAAAGTATAGAAAGAGGAAATATTTATATGGCTCCTGCAAATTACCATCTACTGGTAGAGCAGGATAGAACATTTTCCTTAAGCACAAAAGCAAAGGTAAATTTTGCAAGACCCTCCATAGATGTACTTTTTGAATCAGCAGCAGAAGTTTATGGAAAAGAATTGATCGGGCTTATTTTAACCGGATCCAATTCAGATGGGGCCTTGGGCCTAAGAAAAATAAAAGAAGAAGGTGGACTTACAATCGTACAAGACCCCGAAACAGCGGAATCATCTTCTATGCCAGCACATGCTATTTCTACTTCTTCCGTGGATTATATTCTTCCTTTAGAAGAGATCCAAAAATTGCTGATCAAATTAGGCGAGAGTGATTAA
- the soxR gene encoding redox-sensitive transcriptional activator SoxR, giving the protein MDKDEFLSIGQVSKRSGVASSALRFYEERGLIRSVRAGSGHRQYPRHVLRRIAFVVFAQRVGLSLDEIAAEISKLPEDHTPNGQDWSKLSKTWSLRIEEKIAELHRLKNGLSVCIGCGCLSLLTCKLANPQDKLGRYGSGPLRWMGKPKKQN; this is encoded by the coding sequence GTGGATAAAGACGAATTTTTAAGTATCGGGCAAGTATCCAAAAGAAGCGGGGTCGCCTCCTCTGCATTACGTTTTTATGAAGAAAGAGGATTGATCCGATCAGTAAGAGCAGGTTCTGGTCATAGACAATATCCAAGACACGTTTTGAGAAGGATCGCTTTTGTAGTATTTGCACAAAGAGTGGGACTCTCATTGGATGAGATTGCTGCGGAAATCTCAAAATTGCCAGAAGATCATACTCCTAATGGGCAAGATTGGTCTAAACTTTCTAAAACTTGGAGTTTACGTATAGAGGAGAAGATTGCGGAACTTCACAGATTAAAAAATGGACTCTCTGTTTGTATTGGTTGTGGTTGCCTTTCCCTTCTCACTTGTAAATTAGCAAACCCTCAAGATAAGTTAGGAAGATATGGAAGCGGCCCTTTACGCTGGATGGGTAAACCTAAAAAACAAAATTAA
- a CDS encoding NADPH-dependent FMN reductase → MLLEKISTGSGLRLGIILASTRKGRFGETVAKWFEEISKQDYRFETDLIDLSEFSLPWNMSKDMDSDLPLFSDRIAEADAFVVITPEYNHGYPAYLKLAIDSLHEEWNAKPLGFVSYGGSSGGLRAVEQLRNVFAELRMTTVRNCVSFHWAHARFHNGRPTEEFRYTSAAEKLLNELYWWGNVLKQARMNFPQSVLRS, encoded by the coding sequence ATGTTATTAGAAAAGATCAGTACCGGCTCTGGCCTTAGATTAGGAATTATTTTAGCGAGTACCAGAAAAGGTAGATTCGGAGAAACGGTCGCAAAATGGTTTGAAGAGATCTCTAAACAAGATTACAGATTTGAAACTGATTTAATCGATCTTTCTGAATTTTCTCTTCCGTGGAATATGTCAAAGGATATGGACTCGGATCTTCCCTTATTCTCGGATAGAATCGCAGAAGCAGATGCTTTTGTAGTAATTACACCGGAGTATAACCACGGATATCCTGCTTATTTAAAGTTGGCAATTGATTCACTTCATGAAGAATGGAATGCGAAGCCTCTTGGATTCGTTTCCTATGGAGGAAGTTCAGGCGGTTTAAGAGCGGTGGAGCAACTTCGCAATGTATTTGCGGAATTAAGAATGACTACCGTTCGTAACTGTGTTAGTTTTCATTGGGCTCATGCCAGATTCCATAACGGAAGACCTACAGAGGAATTTCGTTATACATCTGCAGCTGAGAAATTATTGAATGAATTGTATTGGTGGGGAAACGTTTTGAAACAAGCTAGAATGAATTTCCCACAATCTGTTCTTAGGTCCTGA
- a CDS encoding MFS transporter: MKFTFSKYQIFVVALLAFIQFTVVLDFMILSPLGVQVMDQLKISTTKFGLVVSAYAFSAGISGILAAGFADRFDRKKMLLFFYTGFVLGTVLCGIAPNYEFLLFARIVTGLFGGVIASISFAIIADLFPMEARGRVMGLVMTAFAASQVFGLPIGVFFSNLWGWQSPFWMIAIISGLVGVAALFKLEPIVSHLSEGTENKAIKHLVSTAGNSNYLPGFLATMLLATGGYMLMPFGSAFSVHNLGITLEDLPLVYFVTGVVSMAAGPLIGRAADKFGKYPVFFISSLIACGILFYYTAMEITPLWFVILINSALFVVITGRVISAQALNSAMPELKDRGAYMAISSSLQQLSGGIASYAAGLIVVQTPSGYIQGYPNLGYVVVIAILITVAIMYKVNEYVSSKHPAPVKGEKEAALVSET, from the coding sequence ATGAAATTTACGTTTAGTAAATACCAAATCTTTGTAGTCGCCTTATTGGCATTTATCCAATTCACAGTGGTTCTTGATTTTATGATCTTATCTCCATTAGGAGTTCAGGTCATGGACCAACTGAAAATATCCACAACCAAGTTCGGTCTGGTAGTTTCTGCGTATGCATTTAGCGCGGGGATCTCCGGGATCTTGGCTGCTGGTTTTGCAGACAGATTCGATCGTAAAAAGATGCTACTATTCTTTTATACTGGTTTCGTTTTAGGAACGGTTCTTTGCGGTATTGCACCAAATTACGAATTTCTACTATTTGCAAGAATTGTAACCGGCCTTTTCGGTGGTGTAATCGCTTCTATCAGCTTTGCGATCATTGCAGATCTATTCCCTATGGAAGCAAGAGGAAGAGTGATGGGACTTGTGATGACTGCATTTGCCGCAAGCCAAGTTTTCGGCCTTCCGATTGGTGTGTTCTTCTCTAACCTTTGGGGATGGCAGTCTCCTTTCTGGATGATCGCTATTATCAGTGGTCTTGTTGGAGTTGCAGCTTTATTTAAATTAGAACCAATCGTTTCTCACTTAAGTGAAGGAACAGAGAATAAAGCGATCAAACACTTGGTTTCGACTGCTGGAAATTCAAATTATCTTCCTGGATTTTTAGCAACAATGCTTCTCGCAACCGGTGGATATATGCTTATGCCTTTCGGTTCTGCATTCAGTGTTCATAATTTAGGAATTACTTTAGAAGACCTTCCTTTAGTATATTTTGTGACAGGGGTTGTAAGTATGGCTGCCGGTCCTTTGATTGGTAGGGCTGCGGACAAATTTGGAAAGTATCCAGTGTTCTTTATTTCTTCCCTAATTGCTTGCGGTATTCTTTTCTATTATACTGCAATGGAGATCACTCCATTATGGTTTGTTATTTTGATTAACTCTGCGTTATTCGTAGTGATTACAGGTAGAGTGATTTCTGCTCAGGCATTAAATTCTGCGATGCCGGAACTAAAGGATAGAGGAGCTTATATGGCAATCAGCTCTTCACTTCAACAGTTATCCGGAGGAATTGCTTCTTATGCGGCAGGGCTTATTGTAGTCCAAACTCCAAGCGGATATATCCAAGGTTATCCAAATCTAGGTTATGTTGTGGTTATAGCTATTCTGATCACTGTGGCTATCATGTATAAGGTAAACGAATACGTTTCTTCAAAACATCCAGCTCCAGTCAAAGGTGAAAAAGAAGCTGCATTAGTTTCCGAAACCTAA
- a CDS encoding OsmC family protein has product MSDIEVKVLSTPENYKTILRSKNHEVIADESKEDGGGDLGPSPHEYLLLSLGACTDITIRMYAQRKKMDLKEVIVELNLTKWTDHTEIERKVILTGNLSEQERERLLQVANACPVHKTLTHPIQIDTKLG; this is encoded by the coding sequence ATGAGCGATATAGAAGTTAAAGTACTTAGCACTCCTGAAAATTACAAAACAATCCTACGTAGTAAAAATCACGAAGTAATTGCAGACGAATCCAAAGAAGATGGTGGAGGAGATCTGGGACCTTCTCCTCATGAATACCTTCTTCTTTCCTTGGGAGCTTGCACTGATATCACTATCAGAATGTATGCCCAAAGAAAAAAAATGGATCTAAAAGAAGTGATCGTAGAATTAAATCTCACCAAATGGACAGATCATACTGAGATTGAAAGGAAAGTAATATTAACGGGCAATTTGAGCGAACAGGAAAGAGAAAGACTTTTACAAGTTGCAAACGCTTGCCCAGTTCATAAAACTCTGACCCATCCTATCCAGATAGATACAAAACTGGGTTAA
- a CDS encoding sigma-54 interaction domain-containing protein: MKDSAWSIRMLELTIHSVGRLTPTILSFLIAIHLWFRRPKDNATTWLALYFSFLFLFNLGYFLGYSIYSEAAAYAWIFACSICFASAARLQLSYHFAETIFKREARWVLWISFLMAGIALIDYLFHFQEGRRWLLPVHSYGSTYISILVPSISLLFYCGSLVVGIRKMFFFYSKSGSKRHGIQNFKDVWTRNISFKANFFLTCITIFEITLNVLFLSAYVYLIGNAALAEWMNFGILLIFSAYALVYTLSPAGRTGFTPRLTGVALVFVLLLCGFPGRYYQEKDLDSFKSELDNQKPEIFSKNTNREEPIFIPNSEIENFKVNLIQSSYDNRFTFFEFHSNPVFGFSSEKDAGWKIYPYTKFRIRANESASIVSIWILISVVSCLLFLPLLFRASIILPLRQLKEDIERNSRGIVSSPISGMDELESLRGSFREILSLLERAKQHMPEVSEEILNLKESIHSEPKRLEFGDRVLVYKSSLMSKLLEDVDRAKNFRYPVLINGETGSGKELIARLLHGKENDSPFVAVNCASIPESLWESEIFGHKKGAFTDAYSDRAGKILEASGGTMFFDEIGEMPLSMQAKLLRVLQDNEFAQVGSEKVLKAECRFIFATHKDLDREVLQKRFREDLLYRIRVFYLRSPSLKERPEDIPYLIRYYLEKFSVEIGRPAPELDSKVFSLLMNYSWPGNIRELEHTILRSMVSEQDGILNLESFPEILKNSKSASRKFSISTSKLQKVQLDEEIKFYTKSLVEEALRLFDGNKTKAAEYLGIKRTTLTYRIKELGISEERH, translated from the coding sequence TTGAAAGACAGTGCTTGGTCCATACGAATGTTAGAACTTACAATTCATTCTGTAGGAAGATTAACTCCTACGATCCTTAGTTTTTTAATCGCAATTCATTTATGGTTCAGAAGGCCAAAAGATAATGCGACAACATGGCTTGCGTTATATTTTAGTTTCTTATTTTTATTCAATCTTGGTTACTTTTTAGGATACAGCATTTATTCGGAGGCAGCGGCATACGCTTGGATATTTGCCTGCAGTATTTGTTTCGCTTCCGCGGCTAGATTGCAACTTTCTTACCATTTTGCAGAAACTATCTTTAAAAGGGAGGCAAGATGGGTGTTATGGATTTCGTTTTTGATGGCGGGTATTGCGCTTATAGACTATCTGTTTCATTTTCAAGAAGGTAGAAGATGGTTATTACCAGTTCATTCTTATGGCTCCACATATATTTCTATTTTGGTTCCTTCTATATCCCTTCTATTTTATTGCGGAAGTTTAGTTGTAGGAATCAGAAAAATGTTCTTTTTCTATTCGAAGTCGGGCTCTAAAAGGCATGGGATTCAAAATTTCAAAGATGTATGGACGCGAAATATAAGTTTTAAAGCAAATTTTTTTCTCACATGTATTACGATATTTGAAATTACTTTAAACGTTCTGTTTCTTTCCGCATACGTATATTTGATCGGAAATGCTGCGCTTGCAGAATGGATGAATTTCGGAATTCTTTTGATATTCTCCGCGTATGCCTTGGTTTATACACTTTCTCCTGCTGGAAGGACTGGTTTTACTCCGCGTTTGACCGGAGTCGCTTTGGTATTCGTATTATTATTATGCGGATTTCCGGGAAGATACTATCAAGAGAAAGATTTAGATTCTTTTAAATCCGAATTGGATAATCAAAAGCCTGAAATTTTTTCCAAAAATACGAATCGAGAAGAACCGATCTTTATCCCGAATTCAGAAATTGAAAATTTCAAAGTAAATCTAATCCAGAGTTCTTATGACAATAGATTTACTTTTTTTGAATTTCATTCGAATCCTGTTTTTGGATTCTCTTCCGAGAAAGATGCCGGTTGGAAGATTTATCCTTATACCAAATTCAGAATTAGAGCGAATGAATCAGCGAGTATTGTTTCTATTTGGATCTTAATATCGGTTGTTTCTTGTTTATTATTTCTTCCCTTATTATTCAGAGCTAGCATTATACTTCCTTTAAGACAATTGAAAGAAGATATTGAAAGAAATTCCCGTGGAATTGTTTCTTCACCTATAAGCGGCATGGATGAGTTGGAGTCCCTGAGGGGTTCTTTTCGGGAAATACTTTCTTTGTTGGAAAGGGCAAAACAACATATGCCTGAAGTGAGTGAAGAAATTCTTAATCTTAAGGAAAGTATACATTCTGAACCTAAACGATTAGAATTCGGGGACAGAGTCTTAGTATATAAAAGTTCTTTAATGTCTAAGTTGCTGGAAGACGTAGATAGAGCGAAGAACTTCAGATATCCTGTCTTAATTAACGGAGAGACCGGTTCTGGAAAGGAGCTTATCGCAAGACTACTTCACGGAAAGGAAAATGATTCTCCTTTCGTAGCAGTTAATTGTGCGAGCATTCCTGAATCATTATGGGAATCGGAAATCTTCGGACATAAAAAAGGTGCGTTTACAGACGCTTATTCGGATAGAGCCGGTAAAATTTTAGAAGCTTCCGGTGGAACCATGTTTTTCGACGAGATCGGAGAGATGCCTTTATCCATGCAGGCGAAACTTTTAAGGGTATTACAAGATAATGAATTTGCTCAGGTGGGTTCCGAAAAAGTTTTAAAAGCTGAATGTAGATTTATATTCGCGACACATAAAGATTTGGACAGAGAGGTTCTTCAAAAAAGATTTAGAGAGGATTTATTATATAGGATCAGGGTTTTCTATTTGAGAAGTCCTTCATTAAAAGAGAGACCGGAAGATATTCCGTATTTGATTCGTTATTATTTGGAAAAATTCTCTGTAGAAATAGGCAGGCCTGCTCCTGAATTGGATTCTAAAGTTTTTAGTTTGCTCATGAATTACTCTTGGCCAGGTAATATCCGAGAGTTGGAACATACAATTTTAAGATCTATGGTTTCTGAACAAGATGGGATTCTGAATTTAGAATCTTTTCCCGAGATCTTGAAAAATTCTAAATCGGCTTCCAGAAAGTTTTCGATTAGTACATCTAAACTTCAGAAAGTTCAACTAGATGAAGAAATAAAATTTTATACCAAATCCTTAGTGGAAGAAGCTTTAAGATTATTTGATGGAAACAAAACGAAAGCTGCTGAATATTTAGGGATTAAAAGAACAACTCTTACTTATCGTATTAAGGAATTAGGAATTTCGGAAGAAAGACACTGA
- a CDS encoding GAF domain-containing sensor histidine kinase, whose translation MQGFSNIDQEPSYGSFSESFSRISEDFSTEDSSQDLDIPDQNTKDELLKKISVLNLLQQVATAANEANDVESVLQFSVDRICVIADWKLGLVCLVLEESERPEYSSISFSREEKFLKEFRNLLRTKSKKQESILTERVRSGRKPILLENFPSYLKGDIKELSIKAGIKEAIGIPILVKENLVGVLEFYSGNESTDPSFFEAVSHISSQIGRVFERRDAENHLKTSGEQLRALSARLQEVREEERLLIAREVHDELGQLLTVLKIDLTLLKNNFQKSKVSDSKLVSELLSMIKVADSGIESVQRIATELRPLILEDLGLLEGIEWYAKDFEKRAGIRCEIKIPAGILSLEKDASIAVFRIFQEALTNAARHSKASSIQVSCLEEGQFLILKIQDNGIGIDPKKMNQSKSLGLIGMRERAVVLGGEVSISGEPEKGTSVIVKIPISN comes from the coding sequence GTGCAAGGCTTTTCGAATATCGACCAAGAGCCGAGTTACGGTTCTTTCTCGGAGTCCTTTTCGAGAATAAGTGAGGATTTTTCAACGGAAGATTCCTCACAAGATCTTGATATACCCGACCAAAATACAAAAGACGAACTCTTAAAAAAGATCTCTGTTCTAAATCTTCTACAACAAGTGGCTACCGCCGCAAACGAAGCAAATGATGTGGAGTCAGTGCTTCAATTTTCTGTAGATAGGATCTGCGTGATTGCCGATTGGAAATTAGGTTTAGTATGTTTAGTGTTGGAAGAATCTGAAAGACCAGAATATTCTTCTATCTCTTTCTCTAGGGAAGAAAAATTCCTAAAAGAGTTTAGGAATTTATTAAGGACCAAATCTAAGAAACAAGAATCTATTCTTACTGAAAGGGTTAGAAGTGGAAGAAAACCAATCTTACTTGAAAACTTTCCTTCTTATTTAAAAGGAGATATAAAAGAACTTTCGATTAAAGCAGGTATCAAAGAAGCAATTGGAATCCCGATCTTAGTTAAGGAAAACTTAGTAGGTGTCTTAGAATTTTATTCCGGAAATGAATCTACTGATCCTTCTTTTTTCGAAGCCGTTTCTCATATCAGTTCCCAAATAGGAAGGGTATTTGAAAGAAGGGATGCAGAGAATCATCTGAAAACCTCTGGCGAACAATTAAGAGCTTTATCTGCAAGGCTACAAGAGGTAAGGGAAGAAGAAAGACTTCTCATCGCAAGAGAAGTTCACGACGAGTTAGGGCAATTATTAACTGTTCTTAAAATAGATCTTACATTACTAAAAAATAATTTTCAAAAGTCTAAGGTTTCCGATTCAAAATTGGTATCCGAACTTCTGTCCATGATCAAGGTAGCTGACTCAGGCATCGAATCTGTGCAGAGGATCGCCACGGAGCTTAGGCCCCTAATTTTAGAGGATTTGGGCTTATTAGAAGGTATAGAATGGTATGCCAAAGATTTCGAAAAAAGAGCGGGAATTCGCTGCGAAATCAAGATCCCTGCAGGAATTCTATCCTTAGAAAAAGATGCATCCATCGCAGTGTTTCGTATTTTCCAAGAAGCGTTAACTAACGCAGCCAGACATTCCAAGGCGAGTTCTATCCAAGTCTCTTGTTTGGAAGAAGGGCAATTTCTAATTCTAAAAATACAAGACAATGGAATAGGAATAGATCCTAAAAAGATGAACCAATCTAAATCTCTCGGGCTAATTGGAATGAGAGAAAGAGCAGTGGTCTTAGGCGGAGAAGTTTCCATCTCAGGTGAACCAGAGAAAGGCACAAGTGTTATAGTAAAAATACCAATCTCAAATTGA